In Chroicocephalus ridibundus chromosome 2, bChrRid1.1, whole genome shotgun sequence, the DNA window TAGTGGCAAATGTCGCTTGGTGCATTGCTAAGGAATGGTGAGGAAATCCTGCACGCTCTCGACACCTCTGCAAAGTTTGTGCAGAGGAAACCAAgcccctttctttcacctctggcatcagcacaacaaaagaaacgtATATGGTAAAAATGCCCTTATTTACAGAGGCTGAAAGTACAGGTGAATTTTGGCACTAACGTATAAAATGGGGGCAAGAATAGTACCTTCCTTACTCTTTTGGTACTCAAAATACCAAATCCTAAaggcaaaagacattttctagggTTTAAGATAAGATTTGAACATCTTCCCACAAAGTGAGGTAGGCAAATGACTCTCAGCACGGTTAGAGTCGCAGATgagttctgaaagcagcagctccgtcttggagctggctggaacttctTATAGAAGCCACCTCTGGcaccttctggcatcttctcacagaagccacccctgcactcCCCCCTGGTAACCAAAACCTTCCCACGTAAACCCAAGACACCGAGCTTCCCCTCAATGCCACGCAGACAAGGCAACACGACGGCCAGCTGCACGGCAGGCTTGGCCAGCAGCATTTCAAGCCCGGCTGAACACGCTGGGTAGTGAGtggtgctcagctgtggggaccaCGGGAGCTCGTGAGGTCCGACAAGCTCTTCCTTCACAACTCCTAAAAACAGTCTTTCCTAATCCTCACACTTGTGTTCCCTGCTTCACcggttcatttaaaaaacccaacaacagatcTCTCCCTCTACTTGTGACTGCTTTACTCAACAGAACTTTACACCCAGACACAGCAAATGATAAAGGAGACCCACGTTATGGTTGCCAAAATGTTCATATCCCTTCAGCTTGCGTGTGGCTGGAACAGCTTCAACCTCGGTACAAATCTGCCCACCTGTGCACAGCTCCTCTAGAACCCTCAACCAACAAACCGTTCCTGTAGGAAtgctgagctcagtgctgttAGATGCTCTCGCTCCGAGGGGTTGTAgctgctttatgaaaacattgGCTTCAGttatttgggctgggttttttaaatgcccaCAGATGTGGGCATTCAATGTCAAGCAGACAGTTCTAAAAACCGTTCCTGATCTCCATGCACTCAATCACTGCAGCGGCTAGACTATTTCAGCACCAAAGGCTTCCCACTGCTGGACCCCATTCTGAAGGGctgaaaagatgcacaaaagaGAGCTCGGCTAAACCCAACCCACGTccccagaaaacagaagcagggagacGTGGAAAAGATTAGGCTTGAACCAATGTGCCAAATCTACTGTGCTCTCGGTGATAGAAATTTGCACTCGGAAGCTCCTCTTCTTACAGCAGGCCGGGCTTTCATTGCTATGGCCTCTCCAAGGACCCTGCTTGCTTCAGCTCTCTGAAGTTAGGCAAACCAGCATCTTTCAGAAACATCATTCAGAAACATAAACCTTACAATCCTTCACTCCCTTGTAAAGCAGGGGAAGACAAACAAGGCAGTAACATGAGGTGATGATACCTTAAGCAGGAAGGCACTTGAGGGAGATCTCATGAACTGAAAGTTTCTGACCAAAATCAAGCACGTTGTACTTTGGCTGAAGTAAGCAAGCACAGAGAAGCGAGTAGGATGAAACAAGACTCCTATTAAAGCAAATCACAGTAAGAAAGTGTTTGACCTCCTTCAGAGTAAAATAGGGAAAACACACCACCTATCGAAGAATTCCAATTTAAGTTCCCTGCCTTTAAGAGGCGAAGGGGCAGTAAGCAAGAGCCATCCATTTTAGAGTTACAGCTCTTCTCCCACTCTCCAATTCTCCCTCTCTCCAATTTTAAGGGACAAACTTGAAACAGGGCTGTCACAAGGGCATGTGGCAGGAAAGGCACAGGAAACATAGAGGGGAGCTGGTGCTTTGGGAGCAGATGATGGCACAGGAAGgtagtgcaggcaggagaagatgccCCCATAGCACCAGAGAAAAGACGTAGCCAATCGCAGAATCAGGCTCTTAACAAGGAAGGCAAAATCAGGGTAGCACcacagcatcctttcccacttatcgcctctcctgctgctccagaccttACTGACTTGtgtggagcctctctgctcccttcatttgGTGCATTTGCCAAAGCACTCAGTGATATcgcagggagagaagagactACATCATCAGGATGCGTTTGGGCAAGCCCAATGTGGGCTTGCTTGGCCTGATGCTCTGGCAAACGCTAGATGTACTCAAGGGCCATCAAAAGAGTTGGGCACTTTCCTATCCAAGAGTGTATGGCTTTAATCAGTTCTGCTTTGGAGCACTTCTTGGTGTGCCGTGGGCCTgagaattctctgtgctttgtgctccCTTGGTTTTCTAATAGTTTGGTCAGTGTCCAGTCTCACTAGTGTTGCTGGCTACACCCGTGTGATTTCTGCCAGAATTGAATTTTCCACACAGTGCAACTGACAGCCCTCTGGTGTTCCCTGACACACGCAGAGAGGTTACCACCAGATTGACCAACTCGTGCGTCTTCGTGCTTTCAAGTCAGGGACAGAATAACATTAGCTCAGTCTCTTCCAAGTCCTGTAAAAGTGCTTTAGAGTGCTTTAGTCTTCCCAACAGGAACCAAATtttatcacctcctcctttttgacaGCCCGTGTTTCCTAAGTGTGCTGGAGCTCAGAGGGAAAGTCAGGATGTGTCAGTTTACAATCCTGTCCCTCTAGAGCCTTATTTTAAGGGATGTAACTACAGTTCATTTAACACCAAAGTCCTTCCTCTGAAGGATGCTTGGCACAGGGGTGGAGCCCCATCACCCTCACATCACAATGCCACcacccggcaacgcagcagtcacaaTGCCCCagggcaggataaaagggagcatcctcctgcGTCCCGCTGCCATAGCCGGCGTGGGGCCAGCCTGAAGACATCTGAGaggaagtcacagaatcacagagaatcacagaatggtagggttggaagggacctctggagatcatccagtccaacccccctgcccagaGGCTGCACAAGGCTGCTCGACATTCTACACTGCAAGGCCAGCTCCCAGAGGGGCCACCTTCAAAGCTCACctgagggacagaaatcctgttcAGCTGGATAGCAGTGGCGAGTACAAGGGACCGCCttcttgaggagcactgcagagcttgctgtcctcatcccccatggAGCCACGGGCAGTAGCCGTAAGGAATGGGATGCAGAGGTGTTGCCAGGGGTGCCAGGGCTTTGGAGCACCCAttggtgtcctgccaggcacaggaaggattcttgcccACAAGGTCGATCAGGCCAGGGGAACGTGGCCACTCTCAGAAgcccctgagatggctccaggtggagggagaatagggcttgggcatctcctgggaggcgtgaccagcctgcgggacgaggaggcaggtcttgctcacatgctcagggaatagccgatcgccagcgctggggtcaggaaggaattttcccccggggcacattggcactgctccccgggggttttttgccttcctctgcagcattgagcatggccacttgtcaggcccctctgctccatagtggccaggtcactgcctgctgctcatgcaccacgaagatggcctctcgtgccctgcagctggggggaggaaggattttttttcccccagggtgggCTAGCAAATGTCCccgggggtttttttgccttcctctgcagcattgagcagcgccccttgccagggctcctttgggcccttttggccaggagcctgctgctcctgctccacgaaggtggccctcgtgccccgcatccggggggaggaagctttctacactcccagggggcccccagggtgcccccgggagctgcttcttgtcctctgtggcattgagcacagccccttgtcagggctcctcgcgGCCCTTTTGTCTCagttcttgcctgctgctcttgcacctccaaggcaccactcgtgccctggctctctcgggctctCTTGCCCACGGCAAGCTTGGAGCGGGAGCGAGCtccgctcttcccttggctccatggggttcttgcttgggcaaaacagacgctgcttggaagggctcccggcttgatgcaccatccggagctgccacttctcagctctccccgcgggcaatacaagcgcagggcaggcacgggaGCGCTTTTCGGGCATCACTGGACAAGAAGCACAACGGCGCAGAGATTTGGAAGGCAAAATTAGACTCGTCATTGATACGGTCGTACTTGGGAAAACACCCCACGGTACCacacaccacctcctcctcctcttcttcctctttctcatctTCGTCGTCGTCGTCGCCGCCGACAACGACGACGTCGTCTTCGTCGTCGTCTTCGTCGTCGTCTTCGTCGTCGTCTTCGTCGTCGTcttcgtcgtcgtcgtcgtcgtcgccGACGACGACGTCGTCTTCGTCGTCGTCTTCGTCGTCGCCGACGACGACGTCGTCTTCGTCGTCGTCTTCGTCGTCGCCGACGACGACGTCGTCTTCGTCGTCGTCTTCGTCGTCGCCGACGACGACGTCTTCTTCGTCGTCGTCTTCGTCGTCGCCGACGACGACGTCTTCTTCGTCGTCGTCTTCGTCGTCGCCGACGACGACGTCTTCTTCGTCGTCGTCTTCGTCGTCGCCGACGACAACGTCTTCTTCGTCGTCGTCTTCGTCGTCGCCGACGACAACGACGACGTCTTCTTCGTCGTCGTCTTCGTCGTCGCCGACGACAACGACGACGTCTTCTTCGTCGTCGTCGTCTTCGTCGTCGTCGCCGACGACAACGACGACGTCTTCTTCGTCGTCGTCTTCGTCGTCtttgtcgccgccgccgccatcttcgtCGTCGTCTTCGTCGTCTTTgtcgccgccaccgccgccatctTCGTCGTCGTCTTCGTCGTCTTTgtcgccgccaccgccgccatctTCTTCGTGGTCTTCtttgtcgccgccgccgccatcttcttcgTCGTCGTCTTCGTCGTCGTCGTCGCCGCCATCTTCGTCGTCGTCTTCGTCttcgtcgccgccgccgccatcttcttcgTCGCCGTCGTCGCCGCCGCTGCCAtcttcttcgccgccgccgccgccaccatcTTCTTCGTCGTcgtcgtcgccgccgccgccgccatcttcttcgTCGTCGTCGCCGTCGTCGCCGCCATCTTCTTTGTCGTCGTCgccatcttcttcttcttcgtcgtcgccgccgccgccgccatcttcttcttcttcgCCGCCGCCTTCttcgccgccgccatcttcttcgtcgccgccgccatcttcttcttcttcttcgtcgccgccgccatcttcttctTCGCCGCCTTCTTCGCCGTCTTCTTCGCCGTCTTCTTCGCCGTCTTCTTCGCCGCCTTCTTCGCCGCCTTCTTCGCCGCCCTCTTCGCCGCCCTCTTCGCCGCCGCCGTCTTCTTCTTCACCGCCGCCGTCTTCTTCGTCGTCTtcttcttcgccgccgccgccatcttcttcttcgccgccgccgccatcttcttcgTCATCTTTGTCGCCACCGTCGCCTTCATTGCTGCCGCCTTCTTCTTCATCGTCTTTATCGCCACCGCCGCTGCCTTCTTCGTCGTCTTTGTCGCCGCCGCCACCTTCGTTGCCtttatctttccctttttttgtgtgcagtCGGGTACCGATGCTCATTCTTCCAAGCTCTCACTCTCCAGGAAACAGGGAGTGCtgggcctgtattcctgctgcttctttccgtgCCCCTGGGGCTTCCCTTTGCCGGGCTGCAAGGGATGTTTCTTCAAGCTCAACTCAAGagtacctcagcctgctcctggctacaccTGTGCATTGTCTTCATGCTTGCAAGCATTGGCTCTGACACGGAgtcagaaaaaaccaaaccaaaacaaaaccaaaaaacccccaatacacacaaaaccccaaaactaaataaaaccataaaaataaacctaaaaccaaaaccaaaccaaaaaaaatgctaaaattaaaacaaaaaatttaatgaaaaaataaaacaaaaaacccccataaaagaaaaacataaaacataaaataaaaaataaaaacaataacccaaaataaaaaataaaacataaaacataaaataaaccctccaaaataataaaaaaaccaaaaaaaagcgcAAAACTTtctcaaagtaaaacaaaaaataaaacaaaaaataagattaagacataaaataaaacaaaaccaaaaataaaactaaaaaatataACCATAACCAAAAAAATCCGtgaaacagattcagaaaaataaacaaaaataaagtatacaatgaaataaaattaaaatataataaaataaaaataaaaactaaaatataagttaaaaaacaaaacaaaacctaaaacaaaaaaatagcaaaatacaaaaataccaaaaacaaaaaaacccaaaacaaatcaaaaaactacacaaaaaacctgaaaccacaaccaaaccaaaaaatgctaaaattcaaacaaaaaataaaagacaacaaaacccaaaataacccataaaagaaaataaaacacaaaaacaaaaaaccaaaataaaccaaaaaatataacatagaataaaaagtaaaagaaaatgtaaaatataatataaaatgaaacataaaataaacccctgaaaataaaaaaaaacaataaacccaaaaataaaataacaaaaaccaaataaaagcaaaaacaaaaactaaacataacataaatgaaaacatggaatacaacaaaaataaaacacaaaaaagtaaaacaaaatgaaataaaaacaaaaacaccaagagaataacaattaaacaaaaaataaaacaaaactgaagttaaatcataaaacagccccccaaaataaaataaaaaataaagaaaaaatttaaaaaaacccaaaatttttaagaaatcaaaacagaaaaaattccccaaaataaaacaaaaaatgaagcaaaaaataaaacaaaacaaaatcccctaaaataaaatgaaaaataaaacaaaaaactcccaacataaaacaaaaaataaaagcctaaaaataaaacagaaaacaaaacaaaattgaataaaacaaaaaataaaacaactccccaaaaataaaacaaaaaataaaataaaaaataaaattaaaacataaaatcaaaaaactccccaaaatcaaaaaaaaattcaaaacatacaataaaacaaaactaaaataaaaaacaaaaaataaaaccaaaaaacccaaaataaaacaacaaaaaaaaacaaaataaaaaaattaataaacccccccaaaataaaacaaaaaatagaacacaaaaaaactaaaacggaaaataaaacaaaaagctccaaaaatgaaacaacacccacaaaataaaacaaacaaacaaaaaaaaacaaacagaagaaataatactcccaaaaataaaacaaaaagtaaaacaaaacataaagcaaggtaaaggaagtaaaagaaagaaaataaaatgaaatgaagtagaacaaaacaaaataaaataaaataaaattgtgtttccaCTTGTAACCTTTGTGTTGCGTGTCCTTCAaagtggttttggggctgaaaaacCCCTGGCGTGTCGGGCAAAGAACAGTCTCGTCGTTATTCGACTCCTGGTGAGCGCAGGGAATGGaatggaggagaagagaagagaacagagcagagcctggagttGTGCATGAGGGGCCCTGACCTAGGCCTGagggctccatccaggagagcagctctctgcagggcaggtcccaggcccacccaggagacaggggcagagacgggcacacctacagcatcccccaggcagggactgacggccccgggcggagctgagacacggcccctgggccctgggcagcagacgctgggggtgggggtcccaggggaggcctctgagcacccccagcaccctggcaggaggaggcttgCGCTGCTCATACGCCCTCCTGGGGGCTTTGATGGGTGACCACTTGGGAGACAAGAGTATTGGGCCACGTGGACCTTCGTTCTGAGGGAGCACCGAGGGTCTCAGGCTCTTgtgtttcagtatctttttccaaaggaaacagctcgggcatttctaaaaatgagtacaaggagaaaaacaaaatccacaggGAGATGAACAGGTATTGCTCACCTCCAAAAGACTGGCAACCACTCAGTTGAGGAGCACGTCCTGCTTCAGAGTGAGGGCTTTAAGCCTCGCTAGGGTCAGAGGTGTGGGCTTTTGCCACCCTGTGCAAACCCAACTAGACTGGATAAACACAGAAGACGTGAAAACCACACTTCACACACGCTTCTTTCAAATTTGTTCACATGACCCAATTATCTGAAGGTGATGCACAGCTCTCACCCACATGAGAAGGTACGTGCCTCCACCCCACAGGGTGAGAGCGCCAATGCCAAGCATGGGACATGGCTGCCCattccatccctcctgccagtgCAGGACAGGGCAGAAATGTCACCAGAGATTGCCTCAGCAGGTACTggtagggaaaggaggaggtgggaaGAATACACTAGACGAAACCAGTTgaccccaggggtcagtactgggtccagtcctctccAATCTATTCATCAATggcctggatgaagggatagagggcaccctcagcaagtttgctgatgacagaaaagtgggaggggtggctgacacaccagaaggctgtgccgccacacagagagacctggacaggctggagagttgggcagagaggaaccttatggaattccataagggcaagtgtagggtgttgcacctggggaggaataaccccgtgcaccagtacaggttgggggctgacctgctggagagcagctgtgtggaaagagacctgggagtcctggtggacaacaggatgcccatgagccagcagtgtgccctcatcgccaagaaggccaatggcatcctggggtgcatcaagaagagcgtggccagaaggtcgagggaggtcatcctccccttctatgctgccttggtgaggccacacctggagtactgtgtccagttctgggctccccggttcaagagggacagggaactgccggagagggtgcagcaaagggctccatgatgattaggggactggaacacctctcttatgaagaaaggctgagggatttgggtctcttcagtctggaaaaaagacgacggAGGGGGGACgttatcaacacttaaaaatacttaaagggtgggtgtcaggaggattgggccaggctcttttcagtggtgcccggggacaggacaagaggtaacaggcacaaacttgagcaccggaagttccatctcaacatgaggaggaacttctttactttgagggtggcagagcactagaacaggctgcccagagaggtggtggagtctctgtctctggagacattcagagacacccacctggacgtgttcctgtgcaacctgctctaggtgacacTGCtttggtaggggggttggactagatgctctccagatgtcccttccaacccctatcattctgtgtaATTCTGCGTGAATGATGCTTTTCTGCAATCGGGATTCAAAAGACCTGACCGTGAACTTCACTCTTTCATGGATTTGATGGCAGCAAAGCGTGACGGGTGGAGCCTGAGGGACGTGCTAAGGGGACTTTCACCCCCCAGTAGCCTGCTGGCGTCCAGCTCCACGCAGTCACGGCCAACAGATCCCGCCCtccaccagccagctgagcaatggacaggctggtggaaggctctgaagaggaagctggtgctgtcagtccagccacttccaaaataaatatctgtctctgagggaagaaaatattcaccccGGCATTAACTGAACTTCCATTTGCTACACTTTAATTCCCATTAtaataaacagaaagcaaaatttccTAGGTGAAGTGCAAAATGGAGAAGGTTCACCAGAACATTAATCGCCTGGAGTCACCCTTAATTCCCTTAAGGTGGCCTGCATCAATTCCATTAACCATGCAAGATCTTGAGACTCGGTCCCTGAAACTGCTTCTAACaactctgctgctttctgccaccCTGATGAAAGCCCTTTGAGACACCCAGGCCGGGCCATCTCCCCTGAGCTATGTTTCAATATCGCTGGTCACCTCACAAAGTCAGGCTTTGAGGTGGAAGTACGACTTAGCACTTAGAACAGATATATTCACCCTTCACCATCTCTCTTATGTCCCCTTTAGGCAGTTATCTACTCATttcaataaaaagcttttttcctaatAGACAAAATGAGGAAATGACTTCAACAATAGCTGGTATAGTaaacaacaaagcagaaaacctCTCCAACGCCCATTTTGCTTCATCGTCTTTGTGTTTTGTGCCTTACAGGTTTAGAACCAGCTTGTGAGAATGCTTCTGGACATCTGTCATACACCTGGACATCTATCATTATGTCTATCATAGACACAAAATTACATTCAAATATTACTGTGGACACGCAGAGTCAACTACTCCATCTTTAGGAAGTGGCAGATGTATGATTTTCCAGTGCAATGTTTATACAAGTCCTCTGAGCCACACGACTATGTAACATAAGTCTCCTACCTCATGCAGAGCCCACGACAGACTGCTGAACTAGAGAATGGCTATTCGGTTTTACCATTATTATTCAGTTTGTGTTATTAAAAGTAAACCTTTCCCCCTGCTGATTTAAGCGCAGAGTTATGAATCCTCACAGGCTTTTCTACAGTACTCATCACTCCGTTGTGGGAATCCTCCAGCAGATCATGAACTTACCTAAAATACTTGCAATGTGCACGTTCGTCTCCCAGTTCCACAGCTGAGAAATAGGAAGTTGTTGAAAATGTACAAGTAATCACAGAGATCCAGGGTTGTAAGCACTGGATATAAAGCACAGACCCCTTTCAATTCAAGTGCTTCTTTAAATGTGCTTTCTGTGCAATTGAGGGCTTTCTGCAGATCAGCCCTTAAAGGCACCTTTGGCAGAGGCAAGGAAAGAACCTTAGTTGTTGAGACAGATTCCGCTGCGTAGTCATGACACCAAATCTTTGTCTTCCTCATGTTCCCACCGATTGCTGcaacaaattaaacaaatttcATGCAGGTTGCaaacaacaaaattattattCGCTCCCCTCCCCTTCACATCACGCAACAAATGAGGTCAACATTCCACTGTAAAAATAGACTCATGTATTTAAGTGATAGCAAAGTAAAATTCTGACATATAATAACTTTTGACTTTGCAAACGAATTAATGTTCTCTGAACacagttttctgtttttatgTTCCCTACAAAATGAGCAAGCCAAAAATGCCAAAGCTTCCTTAGGCAGCGTCATACCAGAGACTATAAGAGCATGAAATGCCCCACAAGCCACTCTCACTTGAGCTACccaagggaaaaagcagcagtaagGAATCACCTCCTGCTAGCGCTACAGGAGGATAACAACGCAAGTTTCTCAGCCATTTCCAAAGGTCAAAGGTAGGAGTTCCAGCTTCTGCCCTGGGTGCTAATCCAAGAATTCACAGGCCTCCTACCTGGGGTCTCCCACCATCCAGTTCGGCTCTTCCACAAGGCTACCCTCCAACCTCTCCCTGCTTCAGTCCTTTCTGAGAggacataaattatttttctggggGCGGAGGGCTTTTCTTTGCCAATCCACACccttttctttgacatttttccCAATTCTGATTTAAATTTCTCCTCCAAACCCTCAGCTAATTGTTCTCATTTCACTTCCCTGGACTTCCAGCAGGTGAAATCAAAAGACATATCGGTGAATCTCCAACTTGAGAACAGAGTGAAGTTCAACTGACTCACGTTACTTACTTCTGCCCACGTAACCATGAGCTAgtctttcaaaaggaaaggaacagcAAGGGTAAAGCCTGGGATTTGGGCACCTTCTGGAGAGCCAAAGAGAGAATGAACTGGAGACCAAAAAAACCAGAGTCAAAACAGTTTCTAATAAACCTGAAAAGGTTGGATAAATCAGATGCTTACAAATCAGATAGATAAGAACTACAAGTGCCCCAGGGTATCACCtgaacatttatctttttttagttATTAGTTACAGAATTTGTCTCCAGCAAGCCTCTAAAAATTGTTTCTAATATACAAGGCCTCCGATTCACATGGGTCTCGAGCAGCTGTTTGTAAAGGGCCACTATAGAAGCAGCATGTCTATGGCGTTGAAGGCAAATCAACAAGAGTAAGAAAACAGTCTTGTGTCCTTAAACCTACCGTTTGCTCTTATTTGCCGGATGGAGCGTGCAATTTGACAGTGCTGCTACAGCAACTTCATGGCTGGCTGCTGCCCCCTTTGGCAGATACAGTCTCTATGTCCTACCCGTGTCCTCCCACCATCTCGTTGGCACCGGCTGTCTGTTTAGTTCCCCAAGCAGTTTCAATAGAGGATCAGACAGTCTTGCACCAAAGCAGGGGCAGAAATATGCCTGTGATGGTGGGAAACAGGGGGAAGCAAGGTTGTCCCTTTTGGGAGCACCTTCTTGTATCTGCGTACAAACATGCTATCAGACCAAACCCTGATTTCCATTACAATGCCCGAGTGCTTGGGATCTATTTTGTGAAAAACgaaaaatgtagtattttctCAAACTATATTTTATGGAGATTTAAAATGGGGCTTTTAGAGCTTCACTAGAACGCAAActgtttaaaatcacagaatcacaactGTTTCAAACTGCTTAAACTCCCTCAAGAATTCCTACATCCAAACCTTCAGTTCCATCTCCTGAATAGTAACCAAGCTTAGCCTCTCTAGAGGTCAGCACAGtatcagaaataagaaaaaaaaaaaccccaaacaaccaaaaacccaaaaccttgtTTGGCTGTTCTGTGTATGTGGTGGACTTCACTAAGAAATTCTGGAACAACCTTATCGTTGTTaaactttcacagaaaaaaatagacagcttttttttaacGTAATATGAAAAAGATTGAAGGG includes these proteins:
- the LOC134510860 gene encoding uncharacterized protein DDB_G0271670-like, producing the protein MPEREWHPLDEDRNCKNFHSNMRSESQNDTKLQQKEPAAPAPSSSSSSSSPTTTTTSSSSSSSSSPTTTTTSSSSSSSSSSSPTTTTTSSSSSSSSSLSPPPPSSSSSSSSLSPPPPPSSSSSSSSLSPPPPPSSSWSSLSPPPPSSSSSSSSSSSPPSSSSSSSSSPPPPSSSSPSSPPLPSSSPPPPPPSSSSSSSPPPPPSSSSSSPSSPPSSLSSSPSSSSSKMPKRAEVTMLKKMTILSALLALILVDLLKAQGTPVTPALEATSVEQSRDPSMQPSTELLLDYSGDPSKEDGVSQVGNTGVQEGEQATWELSGEPSTDSTPKPSVEPSKEPTQESATQIPE